A single Brassica rapa cultivar Chiifu-401-42 chromosome A04, CAAS_Brap_v3.01, whole genome shotgun sequence DNA region contains:
- the LOC103865566 gene encoding uncharacterized protein LOC103865566 isoform X2, which translates to MAETSALLFSHLTISRVFDTTASSSRLPLFSPARPSRSARVAAKASHYGSFSDDDAFFPWSDGNNAIEWVHEERITLFTSDGLIQIGGNMVPRRIKSSNKHGRSKKHPKFQESSYMDPAQELCLGALFDIAATNGLDMGRRLCIYGFCRSVEMLSDVVEDTVLEYGGEVVAAEKESKGGLQEKLKMSVAVPYLWGVPPTAERLHLAVKTGGGIVDKVYWQWDFL; encoded by the exons ATGGCGGAGACATCTGCGCTTCTCTTCTCCCACCTCACCATCTCTCGCGTCTTTGACACCACCGCGTCTTCATCTAGATTACCTCTTTTTTCTCCCGCTCGTCCGTCTCGTTCGGCTAGAGTCGCCGCTAAGGCATCGCATTACGGTAGCTTCTCCGATGACGATGCTTTCTTCCCATGGTCCGATGGTAATAACG cCATTGAATGGGTTCATGAAGAAAGGATCACACTTTTCACCTCTGATGGGCTAATTCAGATCGGTGGCAACATGGTTCCTCGTCGCATCAAATCATCTAAT AAACATGGGAGGTCCAAGAAACATCCAAAGTTCCAGGAAAGTTCCTACATGGATCCTGCTCAAGAACTATGCCTTGGAGCTCTTTTCGACATCGCAGCTACAAAC GGACTTGATATGGGAAGAAGACTCTGCATCTATGGATTCTGTCGCTCCGTTGAGATGCTTAGTGATGTTGTTGAAGACACCGTCTTAGAATATGGTGGAGAG GTTGTTGCTGCAGAGAAAGAGAGCAAAGGGGGTTTACAAGAGAAGTTAAAAATGTCAGTGGCGGTTCCATATCTCTGGGGAGTTCCTCCCACTGCAGAGAGGCTTCACCTTGCTGTTAAAACCGGTGGAGGCATCGTTGACAAAGTTTATTGGCAATGGGATTTCTTGTGA
- the LOC103865566 gene encoding uncharacterized protein LOC103865566 isoform X1, whose protein sequence is MAETSALLFSHLTISRVFDTTASSSRLPLFSPARPSRSARVAAKASHYGSFSDDDAFFPWSDGNNAIEWVHEERITLFTSDGLIQIGGNMVPRRIKSSNKKHGRSKKHPKFQESSYMDPAQELCLGALFDIAATNGLDMGRRLCIYGFCRSVEMLSDVVEDTVLEYGGEVVAAEKESKGGLQEKLKMSVAVPYLWGVPPTAERLHLAVKTGGGIVDKVYWQWDFL, encoded by the exons ATGGCGGAGACATCTGCGCTTCTCTTCTCCCACCTCACCATCTCTCGCGTCTTTGACACCACCGCGTCTTCATCTAGATTACCTCTTTTTTCTCCCGCTCGTCCGTCTCGTTCGGCTAGAGTCGCCGCTAAGGCATCGCATTACGGTAGCTTCTCCGATGACGATGCTTTCTTCCCATGGTCCGATGGTAATAACG cCATTGAATGGGTTCATGAAGAAAGGATCACACTTTTCACCTCTGATGGGCTAATTCAGATCGGTGGCAACATGGTTCCTCGTCGCATCAAATCATCTAAT AAGAAACATGGGAGGTCCAAGAAACATCCAAAGTTCCAGGAAAGTTCCTACATGGATCCTGCTCAAGAACTATGCCTTGGAGCTCTTTTCGACATCGCAGCTACAAAC GGACTTGATATGGGAAGAAGACTCTGCATCTATGGATTCTGTCGCTCCGTTGAGATGCTTAGTGATGTTGTTGAAGACACCGTCTTAGAATATGGTGGAGAG GTTGTTGCTGCAGAGAAAGAGAGCAAAGGGGGTTTACAAGAGAAGTTAAAAATGTCAGTGGCGGTTCCATATCTCTGGGGAGTTCCTCCCACTGCAGAGAGGCTTCACCTTGCTGTTAAAACCGGTGGAGGCATCGTTGACAAAGTTTATTGGCAATGGGATTTCTTGTGA
- the LOC103865566 gene encoding uncharacterized protein LOC103865566 isoform X3, which translates to MAETSALLFSHLTISRVFDTTASSSRLPLFSPARPSRSARVAAKASHYGSFSDDDAFFPWSDAIEWVHEERITLFTSDGLIQIGGNMVPRRIKSSNKKHGRSKKHPKFQESSYMDPAQELCLGALFDIAATNGLDMGRRLCIYGFCRSVEMLSDVVEDTVLEYGGEVVAAEKESKGGLQEKLKMSVAVPYLWGVPPTAERLHLAVKTGGGIVDKVYWQWDFL; encoded by the exons ATGGCGGAGACATCTGCGCTTCTCTTCTCCCACCTCACCATCTCTCGCGTCTTTGACACCACCGCGTCTTCATCTAGATTACCTCTTTTTTCTCCCGCTCGTCCGTCTCGTTCGGCTAGAGTCGCCGCTAAGGCATCGCATTACGGTAGCTTCTCCGATGACGATGCTTTCTTCCCATGGTCCGATG cCATTGAATGGGTTCATGAAGAAAGGATCACACTTTTCACCTCTGATGGGCTAATTCAGATCGGTGGCAACATGGTTCCTCGTCGCATCAAATCATCTAAT AAGAAACATGGGAGGTCCAAGAAACATCCAAAGTTCCAGGAAAGTTCCTACATGGATCCTGCTCAAGAACTATGCCTTGGAGCTCTTTTCGACATCGCAGCTACAAAC GGACTTGATATGGGAAGAAGACTCTGCATCTATGGATTCTGTCGCTCCGTTGAGATGCTTAGTGATGTTGTTGAAGACACCGTCTTAGAATATGGTGGAGAG GTTGTTGCTGCAGAGAAAGAGAGCAAAGGGGGTTTACAAGAGAAGTTAAAAATGTCAGTGGCGGTTCCATATCTCTGGGGAGTTCCTCCCACTGCAGAGAGGCTTCACCTTGCTGTTAAAACCGGTGGAGGCATCGTTGACAAAGTTTATTGGCAATGGGATTTCTTGTGA
- the LOC103865566 gene encoding uncharacterized protein LOC103865566 isoform X4, translating into MAETSALLFSHLTISRVFDTTASSSRLPLFSPARPSRSARVAAKASHYGSFSDDDAFFPWSDAIEWVHEERITLFTSDGLIQIGGNMVPRRIKSSNKHGRSKKHPKFQESSYMDPAQELCLGALFDIAATNGLDMGRRLCIYGFCRSVEMLSDVVEDTVLEYGGEVVAAEKESKGGLQEKLKMSVAVPYLWGVPPTAERLHLAVKTGGGIVDKVYWQWDFL; encoded by the exons ATGGCGGAGACATCTGCGCTTCTCTTCTCCCACCTCACCATCTCTCGCGTCTTTGACACCACCGCGTCTTCATCTAGATTACCTCTTTTTTCTCCCGCTCGTCCGTCTCGTTCGGCTAGAGTCGCCGCTAAGGCATCGCATTACGGTAGCTTCTCCGATGACGATGCTTTCTTCCCATGGTCCGATG cCATTGAATGGGTTCATGAAGAAAGGATCACACTTTTCACCTCTGATGGGCTAATTCAGATCGGTGGCAACATGGTTCCTCGTCGCATCAAATCATCTAAT AAACATGGGAGGTCCAAGAAACATCCAAAGTTCCAGGAAAGTTCCTACATGGATCCTGCTCAAGAACTATGCCTTGGAGCTCTTTTCGACATCGCAGCTACAAAC GGACTTGATATGGGAAGAAGACTCTGCATCTATGGATTCTGTCGCTCCGTTGAGATGCTTAGTGATGTTGTTGAAGACACCGTCTTAGAATATGGTGGAGAG GTTGTTGCTGCAGAGAAAGAGAGCAAAGGGGGTTTACAAGAGAAGTTAAAAATGTCAGTGGCGGTTCCATATCTCTGGGGAGTTCCTCCCACTGCAGAGAGGCTTCACCTTGCTGTTAAAACCGGTGGAGGCATCGTTGACAAAGTTTATTGGCAATGGGATTTCTTGTGA